One Micromonospora sp. WMMD1120 genomic region harbors:
- a CDS encoding ABC transporter ATP-binding protein, whose product MSGGGMAGWSMLRSMRNRDEVSTHRLKRGVARRIVAFARPYRRDIVVFLATVVLAAMIGVATPVLAGDVINAINRGGAEAGQLVVRLALFIAALAVADALLSLAQRWYSARIGEGIILNLRTRVYDHVQRMPLQFFTRTQTGALVSRLNNDVLGAQRAFTSTLSGVVSNVIQLVLTAAVMFTLSWQITALSLVLLPIFIIPARRVGRRLADITREAYNLDAKMNATMTERFGVAGALLVKLFGQPDIEARRFAGRAERVRDIGIQSAMYSRTFFVAMLLVASLAQALTYGLGGWLAVTGGVSAGTVVTLALLLTRLYGPLTALSNVRVDVMSALVSFDRVFEVLDLEPGIVEKPDAVPVPRGAGRVDFRDVRFRYPSAAEVSLASLEEVATLDRTVNEPVLRGVSFSVEPGQMVALVGPSGAGKSTLSMLLPRIYDVTDGQVLVGGVDVRDATLASLRDEIGVVTQDSHLFHETIAENLRYAKPDATDDEIWAALAGAQVADLVRSLPDGLDTTVGERGYRFSGGEKQRIAIARLLLKAPSIVILDEATAHLDSESEAAVQRALAVALAGRTALVIAHRLSTVRDADQILVLDGGRIVERGRHDELVAVGGLYAELYRTQFAVADSPTPLVDATGPEPVVMPLGTYRADEVLPPAAAN is encoded by the coding sequence ATGTCCGGCGGTGGCATGGCCGGGTGGAGCATGCTCCGGTCGATGCGCAACCGCGACGAGGTCTCCACCCACCGCCTGAAGCGCGGCGTGGCCCGCCGCATCGTGGCGTTCGCCCGGCCCTACCGACGGGACATCGTCGTCTTCCTGGCGACGGTGGTGTTGGCCGCGATGATCGGCGTGGCCACCCCGGTGCTCGCCGGTGACGTGATCAACGCGATCAACCGCGGCGGCGCCGAGGCGGGCCAGCTCGTGGTGCGGCTGGCGCTGTTCATCGCCGCGCTGGCGGTCGCCGACGCGCTGCTCTCCCTGGCCCAGCGGTGGTATTCGGCCCGCATCGGCGAGGGCATCATCCTCAACCTGCGCACCCGGGTCTACGACCACGTGCAGCGGATGCCGTTGCAGTTCTTCACCCGTACCCAGACCGGCGCCCTGGTCAGCAGGCTCAACAACGACGTGCTCGGCGCCCAGCGGGCGTTCACCTCGACCCTGTCCGGCGTGGTCAGCAACGTGATCCAGCTGGTGCTCACCGCTGCGGTGATGTTCACCCTGTCCTGGCAGATCACCGCGCTGTCGCTGGTGCTGCTGCCGATCTTCATCATCCCGGCCCGGCGGGTCGGTCGCCGGCTGGCCGACATCACCCGCGAGGCGTACAACCTCGACGCCAAGATGAACGCGACGATGACCGAGCGGTTCGGCGTCGCCGGGGCGCTGCTGGTCAAGCTCTTCGGCCAGCCCGACATCGAGGCCCGCCGGTTCGCCGGACGGGCCGAGCGGGTCCGCGACATCGGCATCCAGTCCGCCATGTACTCGCGCACGTTCTTCGTGGCGATGCTGCTGGTCGCCTCGCTGGCGCAGGCTCTCACCTACGGCCTGGGCGGCTGGCTCGCGGTGACCGGCGGGGTCAGCGCGGGCACCGTGGTGACGCTCGCGTTGCTGCTCACCCGTCTCTACGGTCCGCTCACCGCGCTCTCCAACGTCCGGGTGGACGTGATGAGCGCGCTGGTCTCCTTCGACCGGGTCTTCGAGGTGCTCGACCTCGAACCGGGCATCGTGGAGAAGCCCGACGCGGTGCCGGTGCCCCGGGGCGCCGGCCGGGTCGACTTCCGCGACGTGCGGTTCCGCTACCCGAGCGCCGCCGAGGTTTCCCTCGCCTCCCTGGAGGAGGTCGCGACGCTCGACCGGACGGTCAACGAGCCGGTGCTCAGGGGCGTCTCGTTCAGCGTCGAACCGGGGCAGATGGTCGCGCTGGTCGGCCCGTCCGGCGCCGGTAAGTCGACGCTGTCGATGCTGCTGCCGCGGATCTACGACGTCACCGACGGGCAGGTGCTGGTCGGCGGGGTGGACGTCCGCGACGCGACGCTGGCGTCGCTGCGCGACGAGATCGGTGTGGTCACCCAGGATTCGCACCTGTTCCACGAGACGATCGCCGAGAACCTGCGCTACGCCAAGCCGGACGCCACCGACGACGAGATCTGGGCGGCGCTGGCCGGCGCCCAGGTCGCCGACCTGGTCCGGTCGCTGCCCGATGGGCTGGACACCACAGTCGGAGAGCGCGGCTACCGGTTCTCCGGCGGCGAGAAGCAGCGCATCGCGATCGCCCGGCTGCTGCTGAAGGCCCCGTCGATCGTCATTCTCGACGAGGCGACCGCGCATCTCGACTCGGAGAGCGAGGCGGCGGTGCAACGGGCGCTCGCGGTGGCGCTCGCCGGGCGAACCGCGCTGGTCATCGCCCACCGGCTCTCCACGGTCCGCGACGCCGACCAGATCCTGGTGCTCGACGGCGGGCGGATCGTCGAGCGGGGCCGGCACGACGAGTTGGTCGCGGTCGGCGGTCTCTACGCCGAGCTGTACCGGACCCAGTTCGCTGTCGCCGACTCGCCCACCCCGCTGGTCGACGCGACCGGCCCCGAACCGGTGGTCATGCCGCTGGGCACCTACCGCGCCGACGAGGTGCTGCCGCCGGCCGCCGCGAACTGA
- a CDS encoding enoyl-CoA hydratase/isomerase family protein: MTTEATGVRLTCDGPVATVTLCRPDVLNAQTPAMWRAMRDFSRELPGDVRVVVIRGEGRAFSAGLDLAVAGASGPGSFAELAALPERECAERIAELQAGFTWLHRPDIISVAAVQGHAIGAGFQLALACDLRVLSTDAKLSMAEVTLGLVPDLAGTKRLVELVGYARALEICATGRRLDAAEADRIGLATLVVPPAELDGAVQDLTAGLLAGARDAVVEIKALLAGAAGRTHADQQRAEREAQTRRLRDLAGRGE, encoded by the coding sequence GTGACCACCGAGGCGACCGGGGTTCGGCTGACCTGCGACGGGCCGGTTGCCACGGTGACGTTGTGCCGGCCCGACGTGCTCAACGCCCAGACGCCCGCGATGTGGCGAGCGATGCGCGATTTCTCGCGTGAGCTGCCCGGCGACGTGCGTGTGGTCGTGATCCGTGGCGAGGGGCGCGCGTTCTCCGCCGGCCTCGATCTCGCGGTGGCCGGCGCCTCCGGCCCGGGTTCCTTCGCCGAGCTGGCCGCCCTGCCCGAGCGGGAGTGCGCCGAGCGCATCGCGGAGCTCCAGGCCGGCTTCACCTGGCTGCACCGGCCGGACATCATCTCCGTCGCGGCCGTGCAGGGGCACGCCATCGGCGCGGGCTTCCAGCTCGCGCTCGCCTGCGACCTGCGCGTGCTCTCGACCGACGCGAAGCTGTCGATGGCCGAGGTGACCCTCGGCCTGGTGCCCGACCTGGCCGGCACGAAGCGCCTCGTCGAGCTGGTCGGTTACGCGCGGGCCCTGGAGATCTGCGCGACCGGTCGCCGACTGGACGCCGCCGAGGCGGACCGGATCGGGTTGGCGACCCTCGTCGTCCCGCCGGCCGAGCTGGACGGCGCGGTCCAGGATCTGACCGCCGGCCTGCTCGCCGGGGCCCGGGACGCGGTGGTGGAGATCAAGGCGTTGCTCGCGGGCGCGGCCGGCCGGACCCACGCCGACCAGCAGCGTGCCGAGCGGGAGGCGCAGACCCGCCGGCTGCGCGACCTGGCTGGCCGGGGAGAATAG
- a CDS encoding helix-turn-helix domain-containing protein, protein MAATGTATSTEKGRRIVGAERQTLAKDLVKRYTSGESIRALAASTGRSYGFIHRVLTESGVQLRQRGGARRRKKA, encoded by the coding sequence ATGGCAGCCACTGGCACAGCCACCAGCACTGAGAAGGGTCGCCGGATCGTCGGAGCCGAGCGTCAGACGCTCGCCAAGGACCTGGTAAAGCGGTACACCTCGGGGGAGAGCATCCGCGCGTTGGCGGCCTCGACCGGCCGTTCCTACGGGTTCATCCACCGAGTGCTCACCGAGTCCGGGGTGCAGCTGCGTCAGCGCGGTGGCGCCCGACGCCGCAAGAAGGCGTGA
- a CDS encoding cadmium resistance transporter: MIDLVGTAAGAPVVFAADNVAVYVPVFRALGVADSAVFLLVFVLLIAVWCAVGAWLGGHPRVVRLVERVGHRLVPAIFVGIGVLILVSSGVLGRLVDLLG, encoded by the coding sequence GTGATCGACCTGGTGGGCACGGCGGCGGGCGCCCCCGTGGTGTTCGCCGCGGACAACGTGGCGGTCTACGTCCCGGTCTTCCGAGCCCTCGGCGTCGCCGACAGCGCGGTGTTCCTCCTGGTCTTCGTCCTGCTCATCGCCGTGTGGTGCGCCGTCGGCGCCTGGCTGGGCGGACACCCCCGGGTGGTCCGGCTGGTCGAGCGCGTCGGCCACCGGCTGGTGCCGGCGATCTTCGTCGGCATCGGAGTGCTCATCCTGGTCAGCTCCGGTGTGCTCGGCCGACTGGTCGACCTGCTCGGCTGA
- a CDS encoding ABC-F family ATP-binding cassette domain-containing protein: MITATGLELRAGSRILLSDTTLRVQPGDRIGLVGRNGAGKTTTLKVLAGEGQPYAGQIDQRSAIGYLPQDPRTGDLEVTGRDRVLSARGLDVLMAQMKELEAQLAENADDKLVRRYGALEDQFAALGGYAAEAEAARICANLGLPDRALAQTIGTLSGGQRRRIELARILFRDAGENGGGILLLDEPTNHLDADSITWLRGFLANHKGGLIVISHDGALLESVVNKVWFLDATRSVVDIYNLGWKAYLEARETDERRRRRERANAEKKAGALMAQADKMRAKATKTVAAQNMARRAEKLISGLEEVRVADRVAKVRFPSPAPCGKTPLTATGLSKSYGSLEIFTDVNVAVDRGSRVAILGLNGAGKTTLLRMLGGLLSPDTGEVHAGHGLRLGYYAQEHETLDVERTVLENMRAAAIEQSDTELRKILGAFLFSGEDVNKPAGVLSGGEKTRLALSTLVCSGANVLLLDEPTNNLDPVSREQVLDAIANYPGAIVLVTHDPGAVLALKPDRAILLPDGDEDAWSDDLLELVELA, from the coding sequence ATGATCACTGCCACCGGCCTGGAGCTGCGTGCCGGGTCCCGGATCCTGCTGTCCGACACCACTCTTCGCGTACAGCCCGGTGATCGGATCGGTCTGGTCGGCCGCAACGGCGCCGGCAAGACCACCACGCTGAAGGTCCTCGCCGGCGAGGGGCAGCCGTACGCGGGCCAGATCGACCAGCGCAGCGCGATCGGTTACCTCCCGCAGGACCCGCGTACCGGCGACCTCGAGGTGACCGGTCGCGACCGGGTGCTCTCCGCGCGAGGGCTCGACGTGCTGATGGCCCAGATGAAGGAGCTGGAGGCGCAGCTCGCCGAGAACGCCGACGACAAGCTGGTCCGCCGCTACGGCGCGCTGGAGGACCAGTTCGCCGCCCTGGGCGGGTACGCCGCCGAGGCCGAGGCCGCCCGGATCTGCGCCAACCTCGGCCTACCGGACCGGGCGCTCGCGCAGACCATCGGCACCCTCTCCGGCGGTCAGCGGCGGCGCATCGAGCTGGCCCGCATCCTGTTCCGCGACGCGGGCGAGAACGGCGGCGGCATCCTGCTGCTCGACGAGCCGACGAACCACCTCGACGCCGACTCGATCACCTGGCTGCGCGGCTTCCTCGCCAACCACAAGGGTGGGCTGATCGTGATCTCCCACGACGGCGCGCTGCTGGAGTCGGTGGTCAACAAGGTCTGGTTCCTCGACGCCACCCGGTCGGTCGTCGACATCTACAACCTGGGCTGGAAGGCGTATCTGGAGGCTCGCGAGACCGACGAGCGTCGCCGCCGCCGGGAGCGCGCCAACGCCGAGAAGAAGGCCGGCGCGTTGATGGCGCAGGCCGACAAGATGCGGGCCAAGGCGACCAAGACCGTGGCCGCGCAGAACATGGCCCGCCGCGCCGAGAAGCTGATCTCCGGTCTGGAGGAGGTGCGCGTCGCCGACCGGGTGGCCAAGGTGCGGTTCCCCAGCCCGGCTCCGTGCGGCAAGACCCCGCTCACCGCCACCGGCCTGTCCAAGTCGTACGGGTCGCTGGAAATCTTCACCGACGTCAACGTGGCGGTGGACCGGGGCTCCCGGGTGGCCATCCTCGGGCTCAACGGCGCCGGCAAGACGACCCTGCTGCGGATGCTCGGTGGGCTGCTCAGCCCCGACACCGGCGAGGTGCACGCCGGGCACGGCCTGCGGCTGGGCTACTACGCCCAGGAGCACGAGACGCTCGACGTGGAGCGGACGGTGCTGGAGAACATGCGCGCCGCCGCCATCGAGCAGTCCGACACCGAACTGCGCAAGATCCTGGGCGCGTTCCTCTTCTCCGGCGAGGACGTCAACAAGCCTGCCGGGGTGCTCTCCGGTGGCGAGAAGACCCGGCTGGCCCTCTCCACGCTGGTCTGCTCCGGCGCCAACGTGCTGCTGCTCGACGAGCCGACGAACAACCTCGACCCGGTCAGCCGGGAGCAGGTCCTCGACGCCATCGCCAACTACCCGGGCGCTATCGTCCTGGTCACCCACGACCCGGGCGCGGTGCTGGCGCTCAAGCCGGACCGCGCGATCCTGCTGCCCGACGGCGACGAGGACGCCTGGAGCGACGACCTCCTCGAACTGGTCGAGCTGGCCTGA
- a CDS encoding neutral zinc metallopeptidase: protein MELNERAELDTSQANDLGRGGGSGGGIGIPIPGGGGRGGIIGIVVAVLIALLGGGFGLNAMTNGDGGGQAGGTDLEQLCSRDNPDRLDDARCRNLLYVNSIQAYWQKAYPELGNGKYQPTDTNFFQAAVNTGCGQADSGVGPFYCPADKQVYIDLSFYDELASRFGAKGEFAQPYVLAHEYGHHIQNLLGTNAKAGQGDQSGPRSASVRLELQADCYAGAWAKHATESKDKSGQEPLFTSITETDISEAVQAAEAIGDDSIQERSGGRVNPDQFTHGTSEQRKRWFSQGYSGGDPKSCDTFGTDQL, encoded by the coding sequence ATGGAACTCAACGAGCGGGCCGAACTCGACACCTCACAGGCGAACGACCTCGGTCGGGGTGGTGGGTCCGGCGGCGGGATCGGCATCCCGATCCCCGGCGGCGGCGGTCGCGGCGGCATCATCGGCATCGTGGTCGCCGTGCTCATCGCACTGCTCGGCGGTGGCTTCGGCCTCAACGCCATGACCAACGGCGACGGGGGCGGCCAGGCCGGCGGCACCGACCTGGAGCAGCTCTGCTCGCGGGACAACCCCGACCGGCTCGACGACGCGCGCTGCCGCAACCTGCTCTACGTCAACAGCATCCAGGCCTACTGGCAGAAGGCGTACCCGGAGCTGGGCAACGGCAAGTACCAGCCGACCGACACCAACTTCTTCCAGGCCGCCGTCAACACCGGGTGCGGGCAGGCCGACTCCGGCGTCGGCCCGTTCTACTGCCCCGCCGACAAGCAGGTCTACATCGACCTGAGCTTCTATGACGAGCTGGCTTCCCGGTTCGGGGCCAAGGGTGAGTTCGCCCAGCCGTACGTCCTCGCCCACGAGTACGGCCACCACATCCAGAACCTGCTCGGCACCAACGCCAAGGCCGGTCAGGGCGACCAGAGCGGCCCCCGCTCCGCCTCCGTCCGGTTGGAGTTGCAGGCCGACTGCTACGCCGGCGCCTGGGCCAAGCACGCCACCGAGAGCAAGGACAAGAGCGGGCAGGAGCCGCTCTTCACGTCGATCACCGAGACCGACATCAGCGAGGCCGTGCAGGCCGCCGAGGCGATCGGTGACGACAGCATCCAGGAACGCTCCGGTGGCCGGGTCAACCCGGACCAGTTCACCCACGGCACCTCGGAGCAGCGCAAGCGCTGGTTCAGCCAGGGCTACAGCGGTGGCGACCCGAAGTCCTGCGACACCTTCGGCACCGACCAGCTCTGA
- a CDS encoding nuclear transport factor 2 family protein: MSSAEAEILRTVLDRWRSAVDAHEPDRVASYFTEDAIFQGLHPYTVGPAGVAAYYAAQPLGLTAGYEILETRRLADDLVLGYLTVDFGFTDRPTLTVHLSVLVRRVGDAWLICHYQVSRLD, translated from the coding sequence ATGTCCAGCGCCGAGGCCGAGATCCTCCGGACCGTGCTCGACCGGTGGAGGTCGGCGGTCGACGCCCACGAGCCGGACCGGGTCGCGTCGTACTTCACCGAGGACGCCATCTTCCAGGGTCTGCACCCGTACACCGTCGGGCCGGCCGGCGTCGCCGCGTACTACGCCGCCCAGCCGCTCGGCCTGACCGCCGGGTACGAGATCCTGGAGACCCGACGCCTCGCCGACGACCTGGTCCTCGGCTACCTCACGGTGGACTTCGGCTTCACCGACCGGCCGACGTTGACGGTGCACCTGAGCGTGCTCGTGCGGCGGGTCGGCGACGCCTGGCTGATCTGCCACTACCAGGTGTCGCGGCTCGACTGA
- a CDS encoding acVLRF1 family peptidyl-tRNA hydrolase: MTSRPAAGGGRWLEVDPARVGRWVEGFADRHGPHTTTIREYGLLLTADDGATAELYAPPGAPVGAAVADFVAAAVAPRRIGLLLARKGAVAVGVAEGGDLAVSKVDSRYVQGRTAAGGWSQQRFARRRDNQAKAAMGEAADLAVRLLVPEASRLAALVCGGDRRSVDTVLADRRLAPLVPLRAERLLDVPEPRHAVLVAAVAAARAVRIRLRDPIPD, encoded by the coding sequence GTGACCAGTCGACCCGCAGCCGGAGGTGGCCGCTGGCTGGAGGTCGACCCGGCCCGCGTCGGGCGCTGGGTCGAGGGCTTCGCCGACCGGCACGGCCCGCACACCACCACCATCCGGGAGTACGGGCTGCTGCTCACCGCCGACGACGGGGCCACCGCCGAGCTGTACGCCCCACCCGGGGCGCCGGTCGGCGCTGCTGTCGCCGACTTCGTGGCCGCCGCCGTCGCGCCCCGCCGGATCGGTCTGCTGCTGGCCCGCAAGGGCGCTGTGGCGGTCGGCGTGGCCGAGGGTGGCGACCTGGCCGTCTCCAAGGTGGACAGCCGCTACGTGCAGGGGCGCACCGCCGCCGGTGGCTGGTCCCAGCAGCGGTTCGCCCGCCGGCGCGACAACCAGGCCAAGGCCGCCATGGGGGAAGCGGCCGACCTGGCGGTACGGCTGCTGGTCCCGGAGGCGTCGCGGCTGGCGGCGCTGGTGTGCGGCGGTGACCGGCGGTCGGTGGACACCGTACTGGCCGACCGCCGGCTGGCCCCGCTCGTGCCGCTGCGGGCGGAGCGGTTGCTCGACGTCCCCGAGCCTCGCCACGCGGTGCTGGTGGCGGCGGTGGCCGCGGCCCGCGCGGTGCGTATCCGCCTCCGCGACCCGATCCCGGACTGA
- a CDS encoding LysE family transporter translates to MTGAFLAGLVAGYGVAIPVGAIAILILGLSARTSFRVGAAAALAVATADGLYAAVAALGGAGLAGVVEPVAGPLRVIAAVVLLGLAAHGLWRTWSAHRSRQPATATVGGGLSTPGRAYAALLGLTLLNPATVLYFTALVLGRRDTAAAGLGAALLFVAGVFLASASWQLVIAGGGTVVGRALSSPRGRLVTGLVSSALIAALAVVALLPA, encoded by the coding sequence GTGACCGGGGCGTTCCTCGCCGGTCTGGTGGCCGGCTACGGCGTCGCCATCCCGGTCGGCGCGATCGCGATCCTGATCCTGGGCCTGAGCGCTCGTACCTCGTTCCGGGTCGGTGCCGCGGCGGCGCTGGCGGTGGCGACGGCCGACGGGCTGTACGCGGCGGTCGCCGCCCTCGGTGGTGCCGGGCTGGCCGGGGTGGTCGAGCCGGTCGCCGGGCCGCTGCGGGTGATCGCGGCGGTCGTCCTGCTGGGTCTGGCCGCGCACGGCCTGTGGCGGACCTGGTCCGCGCACCGGTCGCGGCAGCCGGCAACGGCGACGGTGGGCGGGGGGTTGAGCACCCCCGGGCGGGCCTATGCCGCGTTGCTCGGGCTGACCCTGCTCAACCCGGCGACGGTGCTGTACTTCACCGCGCTGGTGCTCGGCCGGCGGGACACCGCCGCCGCGGGTCTCGGCGCTGCGTTGCTCTTCGTGGCGGGCGTGTTCCTGGCGTCGGCGAGTTGGCAGTTGGTCATCGCCGGCGGCGGCACCGTGGTCGGGCGGGCGTTGAGCAGTCCGCGCGGGCGGTTGGTCACCGGCCTGGTCTCCAGCGCGCTGATCGCCGCGCTGGCGGTGGTCGCGCTGCTGCCGGCCTGA
- a CDS encoding TIGR03086 family metal-binding protein — MAATQWRTVLEEAHHALRTAVEGVPSDGWDQPTPCERWTVTQVLQHATGDQLAFAAAIVGGPAPTEDPFAPSGRIEGDKLADLRTALDASAQAWAGVADGDPQVPTPLPQGKLPAPVAAVACALDAAVHAWDIAVATGQPSPLGADLARPLLAVARQIVEPLRAYGAYAPAITTGPEADDLGTLLAYLGRDPRWAAGQR; from the coding sequence ATGGCAGCTACGCAGTGGCGGACCGTGCTGGAGGAGGCGCACCACGCGCTCCGCACGGCGGTCGAAGGGGTCCCGTCCGACGGCTGGGACCAGCCCACCCCGTGCGAGCGGTGGACCGTCACCCAGGTGCTCCAACACGCGACCGGCGACCAGCTCGCCTTCGCGGCGGCGATCGTCGGTGGGCCCGCGCCGACGGAGGACCCGTTCGCGCCCTCCGGGCGGATCGAGGGTGACAAGCTGGCCGACCTGCGCACCGCCCTCGACGCGTCCGCCCAGGCCTGGGCAGGTGTCGCCGACGGTGATCCGCAGGTGCCCACGCCGCTGCCCCAGGGCAAGCTGCCGGCCCCTGTCGCAGCCGTCGCCTGCGCCCTCGACGCGGCGGTGCACGCCTGGGACATCGCGGTGGCCACCGGCCAGCCGTCCCCGCTCGGTGCCGACCTGGCCCGTCCCCTGCTGGCCGTCGCCCGGCAGATCGTCGAGCCGCTGCGGGCCTACGGCGCGTACGCCCCGGCGATCACCACCGGCCCGGAGGCCGACGACCTCGGCACCCTGCTCGCCTACCTCGGCCGCGATCCCCGCTGGGCCGCCGGACAGCGCTGA
- a CDS encoding metal-sulfur cluster assembly factor: protein MSENTATEATPEAGDTTVAPQTDGDTAAPTGGVSKAMIADIEEAMKDVVDPELGINVVDLGLVYGVHVDDENVATLDMTLTSAACPLTDVIEDQARQALTTGPGGGLVNDIRINWVWLPPWGPDKITDEGRDQLRSLGFNV from the coding sequence ATGAGCGAGAACACGGCTACCGAGGCGACGCCGGAGGCCGGTGACACCACCGTGGCACCGCAGACCGACGGGGACACCGCCGCTCCGACGGGCGGCGTCAGCAAGGCGATGATCGCCGACATCGAGGAGGCGATGAAGGACGTCGTCGACCCTGAGTTGGGCATCAACGTTGTCGACCTGGGTCTGGTGTACGGCGTGCACGTCGACGACGAGAACGTCGCCACCCTGGACATGACGCTCACCTCGGCGGCCTGTCCGCTGACCGACGTGATCGAGGACCAGGCCCGGCAGGCGTTGACCACCGGCCCCGGCGGGGGCCTGGTCAACGACATCCGGATCAACTGGGTGTGGCTGCCGCCGTGGGGTCCGGACAAGATCACCGACGAGGGCCGGGACCAGCTCCGTTCCCTCGGCTTCAACGTCTGA
- the sufU gene encoding Fe-S cluster assembly sulfur transfer protein SufU, whose product MQLDQLYQEIILDHYKHPHGRGLRDADDAGDRVAEAHHVNPTCGDEVTVRVATDGTVLHDISYDGMGCSISQASASVLHELLRGRGAGEAFEVHEAFVELMSGRGQVTPDEDVLGDGVAFAGVARYPARVKCALLPWMAFKDAAARAGVGVSPEVKA is encoded by the coding sequence GTGCAGCTCGACCAGCTCTACCAGGAGATCATCCTGGACCACTACAAGCACCCCCACGGGCGTGGCCTGCGCGACGCCGACGACGCGGGGGACCGGGTCGCGGAGGCGCACCACGTCAACCCGACCTGCGGTGACGAGGTCACCGTCCGGGTGGCCACCGACGGCACCGTGCTGCACGACATCTCGTACGACGGGATGGGGTGCTCGATCAGCCAGGCCTCGGCGAGCGTGCTGCACGAGTTGCTGCGCGGTCGCGGCGCCGGGGAAGCATTCGAGGTGCACGAGGCGTTCGTGGAGTTGATGTCCGGACGTGGCCAGGTCACGCCGGACGAGGACGTGCTCGGCGACGGTGTGGCGTTCGCGGGGGTGGCTCGCTACCCGGCCCGGGTCAAGTGCGCGCTGCTGCCGTGGATGGCGTTCAAGGACGCCGCGGCACGCGCCGGCGTGGGCGTGAGCCCGGAGGTGAAGGCATGA
- a CDS encoding cysteine desulfurase has product MTSIAIPEGMPQYDDVPRFDVARVRADFPILDREINGHPLVYLDSANTSHKPRQVLDVLDEHYARHNANVSRSVHTLGTEATEAYEGARAKVAAFINAPSVDEVVFTKNSTEAINIVAYAFSNASLRPDADPRFRLGPGDEVVISEMEHHSNIVPWQLLCERTGATLRWFPVTDQGRLDESGLEDLVTERTKIVSLVHTSNILGTVNATSRITARVREVGALLLLDCSQSVPHLPIDVVDLDVDYIVFTGHKMCGPTGIGVLWGRGDLLAAMPPVMGGGSMIETVAMARSTFAAPPARFEAGTPPIAEAVALGAAVDYLTGVGMRAIQWHEKELTAYALDALGSVPDLRIFGPTVPVGRGGTISFAVGDVHPHDVGQVLDSLGVQVRVGHHCAKPVCSRFGVPAMTRASFYLYTTTGEIDALVAGLEQVRKVFD; this is encoded by the coding sequence ATGACCAGCATCGCGATCCCCGAGGGGATGCCGCAGTACGACGACGTGCCGCGTTTCGACGTGGCCCGGGTGCGCGCCGACTTCCCGATCCTCGATCGGGAGATCAACGGCCACCCGCTGGTCTACCTCGACAGCGCCAACACCTCGCACAAACCGCGCCAGGTGCTCGACGTGCTCGACGAGCACTACGCGCGGCACAACGCCAACGTGTCGCGCTCGGTGCACACCCTGGGCACCGAGGCCACCGAGGCGTACGAGGGGGCGCGGGCGAAGGTCGCCGCGTTCATCAACGCGCCGAGCGTCGACGAGGTGGTGTTCACCAAGAACTCCACAGAGGCAATCAACATCGTCGCGTACGCCTTCTCCAACGCCTCGCTGCGCCCGGACGCCGACCCCCGGTTCCGGCTGGGTCCGGGCGACGAGGTGGTGATCTCCGAGATGGAGCACCACTCGAACATCGTTCCCTGGCAGTTGCTCTGCGAGCGGACCGGCGCGACCCTGCGCTGGTTCCCGGTCACCGACCAGGGCCGGTTGGACGAGTCGGGGCTGGAAGACCTGGTCACCGAACGGACGAAGATCGTCTCGTTGGTGCACACGTCCAACATCCTCGGCACGGTCAACGCCACCTCCCGGATCACCGCCCGGGTCCGCGAGGTGGGCGCGCTGCTGCTGCTGGACTGCTCGCAGTCGGTGCCGCACCTGCCCATCGACGTGGTCGACCTGGACGTCGACTACATCGTCTTCACCGGGCACAAGATGTGTGGCCCGACCGGGATCGGCGTGCTCTGGGGGCGGGGCGACCTGCTGGCGGCCATGCCGCCGGTCATGGGCGGTGGCTCGATGATCGAGACGGTCGCCATGGCCCGTTCCACGTTCGCCGCGCCGCCGGCGCGCTTCGAGGCGGGCACCCCGCCGATCGCCGAGGCGGTCGCGCTCGGCGCGGCGGTCGACTACCTGACCGGCGTCGGGATGCGGGCCATCCAGTGGCACGAGAAGGAGCTGACGGCGTACGCGTTGGACGCCCTTGGTTCGGTGCCGGACCTGCGGATCTTCGGCCCGACCGTGCCGGTGGGCAGGGGCGGCACGATCTCGTTCGCGGTGGGCGACGTGCACCCGCACGACGTGGGTCAGGTGCTCGACTCGCTCGGCGTTCAGGTGCGGGTGGGTCACCACTGTGCCAAGCCGGTGTGCAGCCGGTTCGGGGTTCCGGCGATGACGCGGGCGTCGTTCTACCTCTACACCACCACCGGGGAGATCGACGCCCTGGTGGCTGGTCTGGAGCAGGTACGGAAGGTGTTCGACTGA